A genomic region of Glycine max cultivar Williams 82 chromosome 15, Glycine_max_v4.0, whole genome shotgun sequence contains the following coding sequences:
- the LOC121172695 gene encoding E3 ubiquitin-protein ligase KEG: MMIIRVGFPGQSRGWNADPEEMERVQEFKIGDWACIRPFLTSTKYGLGSVTLGSIGIVYCIRPDSSLLIELSYLPTSWHCEPEEVEHVVPFMIGDRICVKRSVAEPRYAWGGETHHSVGKIREIEGDGQTSLLIFFSSSVHYLGLINSPLSFWFLILLRVFVE; encoded by the exons ATGATGATCATCCGAGTTGGATTTCCTGGACAATCCAGAGGATGGAATGCTGATCCAGAAGAGATGGAACGTGTTCAAGAATTCAAGATTGGAGATTGGGCTTGCATTCGTCCTTTTCTTACATCTACAAAGTATGGATTAGGATCTGTGACACTGGGAAGCATCGGCATTGTATATTGTATCAGACCAGATAGTAGTCTGTTAATAGAACTGAGTTATCTTCCAACCTCATGGCATTGTGAACCGGAAGAGGTTGAGCATGTAGTTCCTTTTATG ATTGGTGATCGGATATGCGTGAAGCGATCTGTTGCAGAACCTAGATATGCTTGGGGAGGTGAGACACATCATAGTGTTGGAAAAATAAGAGAGATTGAGGGTGATGGGCAGACctctttattgatttttttttcatcttctgTGCATTATCTAGGTTTAATCAACAGTCCCTTGTCATTCTGGTTCCTTATTCTATTGAGAGTTTTTGTAGAATAA